From a region of the Deinococcus budaensis genome:
- a CDS encoding IS4 family transposase has translation MVTARSVNQSDLCAHLPGVSSLDAKRRRVERGYRDPQLTESVFLAFLLALLPPGKLLLSMDRTTWERGESPLNLLVLGVVLHGYTVPLVWTALDHDGNSGTVRRIQLVSRLLKALPAARWKGLVADREFIGGEWFRFLRRKGIKRAIRIRKNAVVDELRVDAWFGDLKVGEVRCLAERANVYGEVMQVVATRSPAGDLVAIATDFSVWDTCVLYRARWSVECTFASLKVRGFDLERTGITRPDRLERLFGLVILAWVSCLRVGVWLQAHVPIKVKAHGRPAMSLVRYGAEQLCNALRWNLPELPGLIRLLSMPFHVPGAV, from the coding sequence ATGGTGACGGCCCGAAGCGTGAACCAGAGTGACCTGTGCGCCCACCTGCCCGGAGTCAGCTCCCTCGACGCGAAGAGACGCCGGGTGGAACGAGGGTACCGGGATCCTCAGCTCACCGAGTCCGTCTTCCTGGCCTTCCTCCTGGCCCTGCTGCCCCCAGGGAAATTGCTGCTCAGCATGGACCGCACGACGTGGGAGCGCGGCGAGTCGCCCCTGAATCTCCTGGTGCTTGGCGTCGTCCTGCACGGCTACACGGTGCCACTCGTCTGGACTGCCCTGGATCACGACGGCAACAGCGGTACGGTCCGGCGGATCCAGCTGGTCTCACGACTCCTGAAGGCCCTTCCAGCGGCCCGCTGGAAGGGCCTCGTCGCCGACCGGGAGTTCATCGGCGGCGAGTGGTTCCGGTTCTTGAGACGGAAGGGCATCAAGCGCGCCATCCGTATCAGGAAGAACGCCGTGGTCGACGAGTTGCGTGTGGATGCGTGGTTCGGTGATCTGAAGGTCGGAGAAGTGCGGTGCCTCGCCGAGCGGGCCAACGTGTACGGGGAGGTGATGCAGGTCGTGGCCACCAGGTCCCCCGCGGGGGACCTGGTGGCGATCGCCACGGATTTCAGCGTCTGGGACACCTGCGTCCTGTACCGGGCGCGCTGGTCGGTGGAGTGCACGTTCGCCAGCCTCAAGGTGCGCGGGTTTGACCTGGAGCGGACCGGCATCACTCGACCAGACCGACTGGAACGGCTGTTCGGGCTGGTCATACTGGCCTGGGTCAGTTGCCTGCGGGTGGGCGTATGGCTCCAGGCGCACGTCCCGATCAAGGTGAAGGCTCATGGCCGCCCGGCCATGAGCCTGGTGCGGTACGGCGCAGAGCAGCTGTGCAATGCCCTGCGGTGGAATCTGCCCGAATTACCAGGGCTGATCAGGCTGCTGAGCATGCCATTTCACGTGCCAGGCGCAGTTTGA
- a CDS encoding UvrD-helicase domain-containing protein, with protein sequence MSLVPLTEEQRRIVAHDHGPALVFAVAGAGKSTAAAHRIERLVRERVFAPREILATTFNRAAARELREKLHAWPHCAAVPATTLHSVGYRILRRALHLGHLTHLHLGDAEQTDLNVTIYTRALAQARADGLNLGHGVDRDDFLEYVSRCKGDLQYADLDAAGLPPEGLAVARQAQAPTPGSPYLALYHTYERVRRRDGIVTFDDMLLDAWEALVRFPDLLADMQRQHRCVIVDEFQDVNLAQSEIVDLITRTHRNLMAVGDDDQTIYEWRGARVDFILGFAERYGATTYFIRDNFRSFAPHVVLANKVIEHNTRRQPKRLELTRGFAGETLVHQHASAEEQGRAVALEIDAALREGTRRSDVAVLVRTYAQTPFVEHFLIESRIPYVVRGNLPFYQRPEVVVLVSYLRLADAERALRRGAGLNDARLTVAMRDWHRLVNRPTRYVPKAVADEVALRVTRYHLAFGRAARLVAAGQNDQLATRLTDLAETLAWLADTLDDMPASDLLEALDRRVGYTRHLLMLSGLPENAEGRVRNVQAFTRYARDKGSGALFLRHLDHISFGCVGGNAADETDVVILTTVFRAKGSQWPIVFIPDANAGTYPMGGPDRLEEERRIFYVALTRPQQTLHLHTVVGAPTSPFLLEADYEAALADTGRLRAALERDPAAWDATDARAILTLPARLGLERYLRAWWPSQADGDHVLGVARHAARLHAAASLLSAHDVLSGTEVDSGVWDAFGPGEEPDEVDLALVRAITTSREAPAPKAVRLTAFAHGQRVHHPNFGTGTVVAVERDGREENVTIFFDSGSTRTMLARFAQLTDPART encoded by the coding sequence GTGTCGCTCGTCCCCCTCACTGAAGAGCAGCGCCGGATCGTCGCGCACGACCACGGCCCGGCCCTGGTGTTTGCCGTCGCGGGGGCTGGCAAGAGCACCGCCGCCGCGCACCGAATCGAGCGTCTCGTGCGCGAGCGGGTCTTCGCGCCGCGCGAAATTCTCGCGACGACATTCAACCGCGCCGCCGCCCGCGAACTGCGGGAAAAGCTGCACGCCTGGCCCCATTGCGCCGCCGTGCCGGCCACCACCTTGCACTCAGTCGGGTACCGCATCCTGAGGCGCGCCCTGCACTTGGGGCACCTCACCCACCTGCATCTCGGCGACGCAGAGCAGACGGACCTCAACGTGACCATCTATACCCGCGCCCTTGCTCAGGCCCGCGCCGACGGCCTCAACCTCGGGCACGGGGTGGACCGCGACGACTTCCTCGAGTACGTCTCGCGTTGCAAGGGCGACCTTCAGTACGCTGATCTCGACGCGGCTGGCCTCCCCCCCGAGGGCCTCGCCGTTGCGCGGCAGGCGCAGGCCCCCACGCCCGGCTCGCCCTACCTCGCGCTGTACCACACTTATGAGCGCGTCCGTCGCCGGGACGGCATCGTCACCTTCGACGACATGCTCCTCGACGCCTGGGAGGCCCTGGTGCGCTTCCCGGACCTCCTCGCGGACATGCAGAGACAGCACCGGTGTGTGATCGTCGATGAGTTCCAGGACGTCAACCTCGCCCAGAGCGAGATCGTCGACCTGATTACCCGCACGCACCGAAATCTGATGGCTGTCGGGGATGACGACCAGACCATCTACGAGTGGCGCGGAGCGCGGGTCGACTTTATCCTGGGGTTTGCCGAGCGGTACGGGGCCACCACGTACTTCATCCGCGACAACTTCCGCTCGTTCGCGCCGCACGTTGTCCTTGCCAACAAGGTGATCGAGCACAACACGCGGCGCCAGCCCAAGCGCCTTGAACTCACCCGCGGCTTTGCGGGGGAGACGCTTGTCCATCAGCATGCCAGCGCCGAGGAGCAGGGCCGCGCCGTCGCCTTGGAGATTGACGCGGCCCTGCGCGAGGGCACGCGCCGCAGCGACGTCGCGGTGCTCGTCCGCACCTACGCGCAGACGCCCTTTGTCGAGCATTTCCTGATCGAGTCGCGCATCCCCTACGTGGTCCGCGGCAACCTGCCCTTCTACCAGCGGCCCGAGGTCGTCGTCCTCGTAAGCTACCTGCGCCTCGCGGACGCCGAGCGCGCCCTCCGGCGCGGCGCGGGACTGAACGATGCCCGCCTGACCGTGGCCATGCGCGACTGGCATCGACTCGTCAACCGTCCCACGCGGTATGTGCCCAAGGCGGTCGCCGACGAGGTCGCCTTACGCGTTACCCGCTACCACCTGGCGTTCGGGCGCGCAGCGCGCCTCGTGGCCGCCGGGCAGAATGATCAACTCGCTACGCGCCTCACCGACCTGGCCGAGACCCTCGCGTGGCTCGCTGACACACTGGACGACATGCCAGCCAGCGACCTGCTCGAGGCGCTTGACCGGCGGGTGGGGTACACCCGACATCTCCTGATGCTCAGCGGCCTGCCCGAAAACGCCGAGGGCCGTGTGCGCAACGTCCAGGCCTTTACTCGCTACGCGCGCGACAAGGGCAGCGGCGCGCTGTTCCTGCGCCACCTCGACCACATCTCCTTCGGGTGCGTGGGGGGCAACGCGGCCGACGAGACGGACGTCGTCATCCTTACCACTGTCTTCAGGGCTAAGGGGTCCCAGTGGCCCATCGTGTTCATTCCCGACGCGAATGCGGGCACCTACCCTATGGGCGGCCCCGACCGCTTGGAGGAGGAACGCCGCATCTTCTACGTCGCCCTCACGCGCCCTCAGCAGACTCTGCACCTGCATACGGTCGTCGGCGCCCCCACCTCACCCTTCCTGCTCGAGGCGGACTATGAGGCTGCCCTTGCTGATACTGGCCGCCTGCGCGCCGCCTTGGAGCGTGACCCTGCTGCGTGGGATGCCACGGATGCCCGCGCGATTCTCACTCTGCCCGCCCGCCTTGGCCTTGAGCGGTACCTGAGGGCTTGGTGGCCCTCCCAGGCGGACGGGGACCATGTCCTGGGGGTCGCGCGCCACGCGGCGCGGCTCCACGCAGCGGCAAGCCTCCTGTCGGCACACGATGTGTTGAGCGGTACGGAGGTTGACAGCGGCGTCTGGGACGCCTTTGGGCCGGGGGAGGAGCCGGATGAGGTGGACCTCGCCTTGGTTCGCGCTATCACCACCTCCAGGGAGGCTCCGGCACCAAAGGCGGTTAGGCTCACGGCGTTCGCCCACGGTCAGCGGGTTCACCATCCGAACTTCGGAACGGGCACTGTTGTCGCCGTGGAACGGGACGGTCGCGAGGAGAACGTCACGATCTTTTTCGATTCCGGCAGCACTCGCACCATGCTGGCTCGCTTTGCCCAATTGACGGACCCCGCCCGTACATAG
- a CDS encoding type IIL restriction-modification enzyme MmeI, with protein MTEQEARQYLAPFEYVEQYVQPARLNNGREGRRVYWWRLGESGAALKRRTAPFSRFIGIPRVAKHLLPVWLPAGTLPDTQVVAVARDDDFTFGVLASIFHRVWARAQGTYMGVGNDLRYTPSTCFETFPFPRPVEDHRAEVEKWARYVVQLREHLLGQDPKATLTGLYNAVAGLRVESDATHPVAALATAHDHLDTAVAAAYGWDWTLTEDEVLSRLLALNLERSSAGTDLA; from the coding sequence ATGACGGAACAAGAGGCCCGGCAGTACCTGGCTCCGTTTGAATATGTCGAGCAATACGTCCAGCCTGCACGGTTGAACAACGGGCGTGAGGGTCGGCGGGTGTATTGGTGGCGCCTCGGCGAATCTGGCGCAGCCCTGAAGCGGAGGACAGCCCCCTTCAGCCGATTCATCGGCATCCCTAGGGTCGCCAAACATCTCCTCCCAGTCTGGCTACCTGCAGGCACCCTGCCGGACACCCAGGTCGTGGCGGTGGCCCGTGACGACGACTTCACTTTCGGGGTGCTAGCTTCCATCTTTCACCGCGTCTGGGCCAGGGCGCAGGGCACGTACATGGGCGTCGGCAACGACCTCCGCTACACACCCTCGACGTGCTTCGAGACGTTCCCCTTCCCCCGTCCGGTTGAAGACCACCGCGCGGAGGTCGAGAAGTGGGCGCGGTACGTCGTGCAGTTGCGTGAGCATCTGCTGGGGCAGGACCCGAAAGCGACATTGACGGGTCTGTACAACGCTGTCGCGGGGCTACGTGTAGAGTCGGACGCGACCCATCCCGTCGCCGCCCTGGCGACCGCGCATGACCACCTCGACACGGCCGTCGCCGCCGCCTACGGCTGGGACTGGACTCTCACCGAAGATGAGGTGCTGTCCCGCCTGCTGGCGCTGAACCTCGAACGCTCATCTGCGGGCACGGACCTTGCCTGA
- a CDS encoding RecQ family ATP-dependent DNA helicase — MQSNVDVSAPARLLVFFDVETTSEKVEEAEIVEIAAVRDGHPPFHAYLATTSPVPDKTYKITHIPRDEYDCEKREPRGQLAAFLAYVGDAELAGHNIHTYDLPVLRRALEAAGLPVPEAAKDGQGVDTMWLARLVLPVLRDARRPDGRAARLASHQLGDLHEFLLGEPLEGAHRAHADVIANQKVFHALLREDVPQATRRLWSRLQVDAARFFPADPLGEDALMDYLRVPAAVPRVRSAGESFPGVDTLFPAWTEAAVREGRVRDIEVPAFLRAVETRDVSFTGVREVLAADPDAPEAARAVRTLAGSFRVKRQTDGTIRAPQAEMARRVCDVLQGAVPAAVIQAPTGTGKTKGYLFPAQHYLATHPQEQVIIATHTKVLQQQVYDELRGWSHTYATNAVNAKSARKYICLDALAETLVDGAREADLAVRRAHAIVASFAHQGDYDLEALPGAWQFSDAFRELELAVETHAARCRDTCPFVHLCGYQIDRAQRAAAQVIVTNQAWLLATMADPGDQPDRPRPHLVVDEAHNLEDVATEAFAERFRADHVRFHLRRLHDPKRRGALSREIPEGLRDLARQARGELLPRAQRALEQYDAAVAAFVKAHYESGDETFGLELVVTAHLLETADWQRLRRVEDELIGTLRALRDALDTFRPHKLVYARMHPALDYFQSLVQLLYARRRPDPFAVIHTTEWTPGRGWEHAARPVDLAPRLQDVWANAASVTLTSATLAPGGDFKYVRRTLGLPAGTAELELPEGLPYEKAHVLFPAHLPAARAENLRRFEDLYGAELDAFLPHTHRSLSLFTSRERMKRAGERLEHLTPIVPLTRVAREDAAREMARGGPRVAFGTRAFMEGVDFPHLKVVNLERIPFPVPDALLRARQDLAVRSDIDPWYGFYLPKALLTFTQAFGRLIRDSRNTGGEGAFVLWDKRILQAAYREVVFRSLPESLVQAGHLHRPADRAAFYDLVAGILGVDREQLPRGELLDATTTQLRDIRARVRAGELTREEALDALLDLFWDGKRLKAEQREAVNAVLASHDLLVYLPTGFGKSLTFQLPALLDDALTLVVSPLVALMQDQVDGLLEAGVPAAALHGARTGTEQRGILEDVRHGEVNLLYVSPERVNRSEDLKNTLRDLAREGRLRRVVFDEAHCLSEWGHDFRPDYSSAMDVLRAAAPEVHVTALTATAAPDTREQLPGELQMRDPVTVTAPSDRENLGYYVQRTGGDPVEKLQHVVQLLSWLGSRREDPNWSAIVYVSTRNAASRLAQALDALGFPAGAYHAGLSGVMRKEVQEQFMRDELRVMVATTAFGMGIDKPNVRAVIHFNPPRSLPAYVQEAGRAGRDGKPAWALLLHDQRDWSLYRWLAGQDVPDRTHAVALMDLLTLHGRLTAYPDLLIEQVNTLLTTGELLEADDLSPLLAALEDAEIIHTGYRVGKIRLLSAWTIEQLTAHLGDHHGRLVAQRGYRPGRTPAELDLSDIPSTDADALNKALYRLSLDHPLELLYSTHRPALEVTPLRASLDAFDGIVEDLLARKRRNLEGLQTFVRSTICRRRRLLELFGEAMPARVDRATCCHVCNRDETPWGLAPQVSVSIIEDVYRIKDTLLEFLEHDQAEYERRGYTGAYPAKGATRISMLLRGEVRRFVGKDLQRTLHPYEQRSLYFGRLEFVAAKEIERTLRAAADKGFVTATPFGAGFTFAINDAGRRHLRRKDRATRPERPVI, encoded by the coding sequence GTGCAGAGCAACGTCGACGTAAGCGCACCAGCGCGGCTGCTGGTGTTCTTCGACGTGGAGACCACCTCGGAGAAGGTCGAGGAGGCAGAGATCGTGGAGATCGCCGCCGTCCGGGACGGCCACCCGCCCTTCCACGCCTACCTCGCGACCACATCTCCTGTTCCAGACAAGACCTACAAGATCACGCACATCCCGCGCGATGAGTACGACTGCGAGAAGCGTGAGCCCCGGGGGCAACTCGCGGCGTTTCTCGCCTATGTGGGCGACGCCGAGCTCGCCGGGCACAACATCCACACCTACGACCTGCCGGTCCTGCGGCGTGCCCTTGAGGCCGCTGGCCTGCCCGTCCCCGAGGCGGCGAAGGACGGTCAGGGAGTCGACACCATGTGGCTCGCGCGGCTGGTTCTGCCGGTCCTGCGGGACGCGAGGCGCCCGGACGGCCGCGCGGCGCGGCTCGCTAGCCACCAACTCGGCGACCTGCACGAGTTCCTGTTGGGCGAGCCGCTCGAGGGGGCCCACCGCGCGCACGCCGATGTCATCGCCAACCAGAAAGTCTTTCACGCCTTGCTGCGCGAGGACGTTCCGCAGGCCACGCGCCGCCTGTGGTCGCGCTTGCAAGTCGACGCCGCACGCTTCTTCCCAGCCGACCCCCTGGGCGAGGACGCCCTAATGGACTACCTGCGCGTTCCCGCGGCGGTGCCGCGCGTGCGCAGCGCTGGCGAGTCTTTCCCAGGCGTAGACACCCTGTTTCCCGCTTGGACCGAGGCGGCGGTACGGGAAGGCCGCGTGCGCGACATAGAGGTCCCCGCCTTCCTCAGGGCTGTGGAGACGCGTGACGTGAGCTTCACGGGAGTGCGGGAGGTCCTTGCGGCGGACCCGGACGCGCCCGAGGCGGCGCGAGCGGTGAGGACGCTTGCTGGCAGCTTCCGGGTGAAGCGCCAGACGGACGGGACCATCCGCGCCCCCCAGGCGGAGATGGCACGCCGCGTGTGCGACGTTCTCCAGGGCGCCGTGCCCGCCGCCGTCATCCAGGCACCGACCGGAACGGGCAAGACCAAGGGGTACCTGTTCCCGGCCCAGCACTACCTCGCCACCCACCCGCAGGAGCAGGTCATCATCGCTACGCACACCAAGGTGCTGCAGCAGCAGGTGTACGACGAGCTTCGCGGGTGGTCCCACACCTATGCCACCAACGCCGTCAATGCCAAGAGCGCCCGGAAGTACATCTGCCTCGACGCCCTCGCCGAGACCCTCGTGGACGGCGCGAGGGAGGCAGACCTTGCAGTGCGCCGCGCGCACGCGATCGTCGCGTCGTTCGCGCATCAGGGCGACTACGACCTCGAGGCGCTGCCGGGCGCGTGGCAGTTCAGCGACGCCTTCCGGGAACTTGAGCTCGCCGTGGAAACGCACGCCGCACGCTGCCGCGACACCTGCCCGTTTGTCCACCTGTGCGGCTACCAGATCGACCGGGCGCAGCGCGCGGCGGCGCAGGTCATCGTCACGAACCAGGCGTGGCTGCTCGCGACCATGGCTGACCCGGGTGACCAGCCCGATCGGCCGCGCCCGCACCTCGTCGTCGACGAGGCGCACAACCTCGAGGATGTGGCTACCGAGGCTTTCGCGGAGCGATTCCGCGCCGACCACGTCCGGTTTCATCTGCGCCGCTTACATGACCCGAAGAGGCGCGGGGCGCTGTCTCGCGAGATCCCCGAGGGTCTGCGCGACCTCGCGCGTCAGGCGCGGGGCGAGTTGCTGCCGCGCGCGCAGCGCGCCCTCGAGCAATACGACGCCGCGGTCGCGGCGTTCGTCAAAGCGCACTACGAATCCGGCGACGAGACATTCGGCCTGGAACTCGTCGTCACGGCCCACCTCCTCGAAACGGCCGACTGGCAGCGGCTGCGCCGCGTTGAGGACGAGTTGATCGGCACCCTGCGCGCCCTTCGCGATGCCCTCGACACCTTCCGGCCCCACAAACTCGTCTACGCTCGCATGCACCCGGCGCTGGACTACTTCCAGTCCCTTGTCCAGCTGCTCTACGCCCGGCGGCGCCCCGATCCCTTCGCGGTCATCCACACCACTGAGTGGACGCCGGGGCGCGGCTGGGAGCACGCCGCGCGCCCCGTGGACCTCGCGCCGCGCTTGCAGGATGTGTGGGCGAACGCCGCGAGCGTCACCCTCACCAGCGCGACCCTCGCGCCCGGCGGCGACTTCAAGTACGTTCGCCGCACCCTCGGCCTGCCCGCGGGCACGGCCGAGCTCGAGCTGCCCGAGGGCCTGCCGTACGAGAAGGCGCACGTCCTCTTCCCAGCGCACCTACCTGCCGCGCGGGCGGAGAATCTCCGGCGCTTTGAGGATCTCTATGGAGCCGAACTCGACGCGTTCCTCCCGCACACCCACCGCAGCCTCAGCCTGTTCACCAGCCGCGAGCGGATGAAACGCGCTGGCGAGCGCCTCGAACACCTCACGCCCATCGTGCCGCTCACGCGCGTCGCCCGAGAGGACGCCGCGCGTGAGATGGCCAGGGGTGGCCCGCGCGTGGCCTTCGGCACGCGCGCGTTCATGGAGGGCGTCGACTTCCCGCACCTCAAGGTCGTCAACCTCGAGCGTATTCCGTTCCCGGTGCCCGACGCGCTGCTGCGCGCCCGCCAGGACCTTGCCGTGCGCAGCGACATCGACCCGTGGTACGGCTTCTACCTGCCCAAGGCGCTCCTCACCTTCACTCAAGCGTTCGGGCGCCTCATCCGCGATTCCCGGAACACCGGTGGCGAAGGCGCGTTCGTGCTGTGGGACAAGCGCATCCTGCAGGCGGCCTACCGCGAGGTGGTATTCCGCTCCCTCCCCGAGAGTCTGGTGCAGGCTGGGCACCTGCACCGCCCCGCCGACCGCGCGGCGTTCTATGACCTCGTCGCGGGCATCCTGGGCGTCGACCGCGAGCAACTGCCCCGCGGGGAACTCCTCGACGCGACCACCACCCAGCTGCGTGACATTCGAGCGCGTGTCCGCGCTGGCGAGCTGACGCGCGAGGAGGCGCTCGACGCGCTGCTCGACCTGTTCTGGGATGGCAAGCGCCTCAAGGCCGAGCAGCGTGAAGCGGTGAACGCCGTTCTGGCAAGCCACGACCTGCTGGTCTACCTGCCCACCGGGTTCGGGAAAAGCCTGACTTTCCAGCTGCCCGCGCTGCTCGACGACGCGCTCACCCTGGTAGTTAGCCCGCTCGTCGCGCTGATGCAGGACCAGGTCGACGGCCTGCTCGAGGCGGGGGTCCCCGCCGCGGCGCTCCACGGGGCGCGCACCGGCACCGAGCAGCGCGGCATCCTCGAAGACGTCCGCCACGGCGAGGTCAACCTGCTGTACGTCAGCCCCGAGCGCGTCAACCGCAGCGAGGACCTCAAGAACACTCTGCGCGACCTCGCCCGCGAGGGCCGGCTGCGACGGGTGGTCTTCGACGAGGCGCACTGCCTCAGCGAGTGGGGGCACGACTTCCGCCCCGACTACTCCAGCGCCATGGACGTCCTGCGCGCCGCCGCGCCCGAGGTCCACGTCACCGCCCTCACCGCCACCGCCGCGCCGGACACGCGGGAGCAACTGCCCGGCGAGTTGCAGATGCGCGATCCCGTGACGGTCACCGCACCGTCGGACCGCGAGAACCTCGGCTACTACGTACAGCGCACTGGCGGAGACCCGGTCGAGAAGCTCCAGCACGTCGTCCAGCTCCTATCCTGGCTGGGGTCGCGCAGGGAGGACCCGAACTGGAGCGCCATCGTCTACGTCTCGACGCGCAACGCCGCCAGCCGCCTCGCGCAGGCCCTTGACGCGCTGGGCTTTCCCGCCGGCGCGTACCACGCTGGCCTCTCCGGAGTGATGCGCAAGGAAGTGCAGGAGCAGTTCATGCGCGACGAACTGCGGGTCATGGTCGCCACCACCGCCTTCGGCATGGGCATCGACAAGCCCAATGTCCGCGCCGTGATTCACTTCAACCCGCCGCGCAGCCTCCCCGCGTACGTGCAGGAGGCTGGCCGCGCCGGTCGCGACGGTAAGCCAGCCTGGGCGCTGCTCCTGCACGACCAGCGCGACTGGAGCCTGTACCGCTGGCTCGCGGGGCAGGACGTGCCGGATCGGACCCACGCCGTCGCCCTGATGGACCTCCTCACACTCCACGGGCGCCTCACGGCGTACCCCGATCTTCTCATCGAGCAGGTGAACACCCTGCTCACCACGGGCGAGCTGCTGGAGGCCGACGACCTGTCCCCCCTCCTCGCTGCCCTTGAGGACGCGGAGATTATCCATACCGGGTACCGCGTGGGAAAGATCCGCCTGCTCAGCGCGTGGACGATCGAGCAACTCACCGCGCACCTCGGCGACCACCACGGCCGCCTCGTCGCGCAGCGGGGGTACCGCCCCGGCCGCACCCCCGCCGAGCTCGACCTCTCGGACATCCCCTCCACCGACGCCGACGCCCTGAACAAGGCGCTGTACCGGCTCTCGCTGGACCATCCCCTCGAACTGCTGTATAGCACCCACCGCCCGGCCTTGGAGGTGACGCCGCTGCGTGCGAGCCTCGATGCCTTCGACGGCATCGTGGAAGATCTTCTCGCCCGCAAGCGCCGCAACCTCGAAGGTCTCCAGACCTTCGTGCGGAGCACCATCTGCCGGCGCCGGCGCCTCCTCGAACTCTTCGGCGAGGCGATGCCCGCCCGCGTCGATCGCGCGACCTGCTGCCATGTGTGCAACCGGGATGAAACCCCCTGGGGGCTCGCCCCGCAGGTAAGCGTCAGCATCATCGAGGACGTCTACCGCATTAAGGACACCCTGCTGGAGTTTCTGGAGCACGACCAGGCCGAGTATGAGCGCCGCGGCTACACGGGCGCGTACCCGGCCAAAGGGGCCACACGCATCAGCATGTTGCTGCGCGGTGAGGTGCGCCGCTTCGTGGGTAAGGACCTCCAGAGAACTCTCCATCCGTACGAGCAGCGCTCCCTGTACTTTGGCCGCCTGGAGTTCGTCGCCGCCAAGGAGATCGAGCGAACCCTGCGCGCCGCTGCGGATAAGGGCTTCGTCACCGCCACACCCTTCGGCGCTGGCTTCACGTTCGCGATCAACGACGCTGGCCGCCGCCACCTCCGCCGCAAGGACCGTGCCACCCGCCCCGAGAGACCCGTCATATGA
- a CDS encoding metallophosphoesterase family protein: protein MILHPDDVGKPRVLHQLTPGVAARGHRDSAARTSRAAEPEHSNAQGFPVAQSFRSASRRDGVVKRGRMGHLVAHAQAAGARIVMSRHKHIPMVTLDQGVWVINPGALASGTAFTAQSLCTVARMRLALGVPPEVTHWGLGKTPQPVGVSLDWSAGFAASCAASCVLTWSVSKRLFVRSFRLMCLMPSNSMRRTSGRLTACRWVKFRRFHGTC from the coding sequence CTGATCCTCCATCCCGATGATGTCGGGAAACCTCGGGTCCTCCATCAGCTCACACCTGGAGTAGCTGCTCGAGGACACCGGGACAGCGCAGCGCGAACTTCCCGAGCGGCCGAGCCTGAGCATTCAAACGCACAGGGTTTTCCTGTGGCACAGTCATTTCGCTCGGCGAGCCGACGAGATGGAGTTGTGAAAAGGGGACGCATGGGACACCTGGTGGCTCACGCTCAGGCCGCAGGCGCACGCATCGTGATGTCTCGGCACAAGCACATTCCTATGGTGACGTTGGACCAAGGGGTTTGGGTTATCAATCCGGGCGCTCTCGCGTCCGGGACAGCGTTCACTGCTCAGTCCCTTTGCACGGTAGCCCGGATGCGTCTTGCGCTAGGGGTCCCGCCTGAAGTCACCCATTGGGGTCTGGGGAAGACTCCGCAGCCGGTGGGTGTTTCCCTGGATTGGTCAGCTGGTTTTGCTGCTTCATGTGCAGCATCCTGCGTCCTGACCTGGAGCGTGTCGAAGCGGTTGTTCGTCAGAAGTTTTCGTCTGATGTGCCTCATGCCGAGCAACTCAATGCGGCGTACTTCCGGGCGGCTCACCGCGTGTAGGTGGGTGAAGTTCCGGCGCTTTCATGGGACATGCTAG